One segment of Triticum aestivum cultivar Chinese Spring chromosome 2A, IWGSC CS RefSeq v2.1, whole genome shotgun sequence DNA contains the following:
- the LOC123189896 gene encoding disease resistance protein RPS2: MADAISAAGSCLQPLCECLDGTGMLDAAAREVASFLHLKSNWADLDKAKKLLLAVETTVRARVTAEVDKLNICDPQVQVWLRRIEELQLDAIDEDYSQLRKYSCLGQCTIHAHRRASIGRHVLEALDEANKLIEEGRRFKKFGFKPLPKIVDPLPQIETFGLETMLSQLHDLFEKGDSNIIGVWGQGGVGKTTLLHVFNNDLEKKAHDYQVVIFIEVSNSETLNIVEIQQTISERLNLPWNDAEPIAKRARFLIKALARKRFVILLDDVRKKFRLEDVGIPTPDTKSQSKLILTSRYQEVCFQMNAQRSLIKMQILGNDASWELFLSKLSKEASAAVESLGSQNTSREHAMAIARSCGGLPLALNVIGTAVAGLEEGEWKSAVDAIDTNMENIDGVDEMFGRLKYSYDRLTTTQQQCFLYCTLFPEYGSISKEQLVDYWLAEGLLLHDRENGYLIFRSLVSACLLQASGSMSSKVKMHHVIRQLGLWLVNKSDTKFLVQPGMALDNAPSAGEWNEATRISIMSNNITELSFSPKCKNVTTLLMQNNPNLNKMSYGFFRTMSSLKVLDLSHTAITSLPECDALVALEHLNLSHTHIMRLPERLWLLKELRHLDLSVTVALEDTMNNCSKLHKLKVLNLFRSHYGIRDVDNLNLDSLKELLFLGITIYAEDVLKKLNMPRPLAKSTHRLNLKYCADMQSIKISDLSHMEHLEELYVESCYDLNTVVADAELTTSQLQFLTLSVLPSLESVLVAPMSHNFQYIRKLIISHCPKLLNITWVRGLQLLERLVISHCDGVLEIVEDEEQCGEQMKMQDHASDEQEDHAMIETSRNDTGQSDFPKLRLIVLTGLKKLRSICKAREFPCLETLRVEDCPNLRSIPLSCTHNYGKLKQICGSVEWWEKLQWENKEEVACLNSKYFIPI; encoded by the exons ATGGCTGACGCGATCAGCGCCGCCGGTTCTTGCCTGCAGCCCCTCTGCGAATGCTTGGATGGCACAGGCATGCTGGACGCGGCGGCCCGGGAGGTCGCCTCGTTCCTTCACCTCAAATCCAACTGGGCCGATCTCGACAAGGCCAAGAAGCTACTGCTTGCTGTCGAGACGACAGTGAGGGCGCGAGTCACCGCAGAGGTGGACAAGCTGAACATCTGTGACCCTCAGGTGCAGGTCTGGCTGAGGCGTATCGAAGAGCTACAACTGGATGCCATCGACGAGGACTACAGCCAGTTGAGGAAGTATTCTTGCCTCGGCCAGTGCACCATCCATGCTCACCGGCGTGCCTCGATCGGCAGGCATGTTCTTGAGGCTCTAGATGAGGCAAATAAACTTATTGAAGAAGGGAGGCGGTTCAAGAAATTTGGATTCAAGCCCCTTCCCAAGATTGTTGATCCATTGCCTCAAATCGAGACGTTTGGTTTGGAGACCATGCTGAGTCAGCTCCATGATCTGTTTGAGAAGGGCGACTCGAATATAATTGGTGTGTGGGGTCAAGGAGGTGTTGGCAAGACGACGCTTCTACATGTTTTCAACAATGATCTTGAAAAGAAGGCCCATGACTATCAG GTTGTTATCTTTATTGAAGTATCCAATTCAGAGACGCTGAACATAGTGGAGATACAACAGACTATCTCCGAAAGGCTCAACTTGCCATGGAATGATGCAGAGCCAATTGCCAAACGGGCCAGATTCTTGATAAAGGCACTTGCTAGGAAAAGATTTGTAATCCTGCTTGATGATGTAAGGAAGAAATTCCGACTGGAGGATGTTGGTATCCCAACTCCAGATACCAAAAGTCAGAGCAAGCTGATCCTCACATCACGTTACCAAGAAGTATGCTTCCAGATGAATGCACAAAGAAGCTTGATTAAGATGCAGATTTTGGGTAACGATGCTTCATGGGAACTGTTCTTGAGCAAGCTTAGCAAGGAGGCTAGTGCAGCAGTTGAATCGCTTGGTTCCCAGAATACTTCTAGAGAGCATGCTATGGCAATAGCCCGAAGTTGTGGAGGACTGCCACTTGCACTCAATGTCATTGGGACCGCTGTGGCAGGCTTGGAAGAGGGTGAGTGGAAATCAGCTGTGGATGCAATTGATACTAATATGGAGAATATTGATGGTGTGGATGAAATGTTTGGTCGGTTGAAATACAGCTACGACAGGCTCACAACCACTCAACAACAGTGTTTCTTATACTGCACTCTTTTCCCAGAATATGGATCTATCAGTAAAGAGCAACTTGTTGATTATTGGTTAGCTGAAGGTTTGCTATTACATGATCGTGAGAATGGTTATCTGATATTCCGCAGTCTCGTTTCAGCCTGCTTGTTGCAGGCCAGTGGCTCAATGTCTTCAAAGGTAAAAATGCACCATGTAATCAGGCAACTGGGTCTTTGGTTGGTCAACAAGTCAGATACAAAGTTTCTTGTTCAACCAGGGATGGCCTTGGATAATGCTCCATCAGCTGGAGAATGGAATGAAGCTACAAGGATCTCCATCATGTCTAATAACATCACCGAGCTTTCTTTCTCACCAAAGTGCAAAAATGTTACCACTCTGTTGATGCAGAACAACCCAAATTTGAACAAGATGAGCTATGGATTTTTCAGAACTATGTCATCCTTGAAAGTTCTGGATCTTTCTCATACTGCAATAACATCACTTCCAGAATGTGATGCATTGGTTGCATTGGAGCATCTGAATTTGTCTCACACACACATTATGAGATTACCTGAGCGCCTATGGTTACTGAAAGAGTTGAGGCATTTGGATCTGAGTGTGACTGTTGCACTTGAAGATACCATGAACAACTGCTCAAAGTTGCACAAGTTGAAAGTGCTCAATCTCTTCCGCAGCCACTATGGTATCCGTGATGTTGACAACCTGAATTTGGATTCTCTGAAGGAACTACTGTTCCTTGGAATCACTATTTATGCAGAGGATGTGCTAAAGAAATTGAACATGCCTCGTCCTTTGGCGAAGTCAACACATCGCTTAAACTTGAAGTATTGTGCAGATATGCAATCAATCAAAATCTCTGACCTCAGCCACATGGAGCACCTTGAGGAGCTGTATGTTGAATCATGCTATGACCTGAACACAGTGGTTGCTGATGCTGAGCTTACAACTTCACAGTTGCAGTTCCTGACCCTGTCAGTTCTTCCCTCGTTGGAAAGTGTCCTTGTTGCACCAATGTCCCATAATTTTCAGTACATTCGCAAATTGATCATTTCACACTGCCCCAAGCTGTTGAACATAACATGGGTCCGAGGACTTCAGCTTCTTGAGAGGCTTGTCATATCTCATTGTGATGGGGTGCTCGAAATTGTTGAAGATGAGGAGCAGTGTGGAGAACAAATGAAAATGCAGGATCATGCTTCAGATGAACAAGAAGATCATGCTATGATAGAAACTTCACGGAATGACACAGGGCAGAGTGACTTCCCAAAGTTGAGATTGATCGTATTGACGGGACTTAAGAAGCTGAGAAGTATTTGTAAAGCAAGAGAATTCCCATGCCTTGAGACCCTTCGGGTGGAGGATTGCCCAAATCTGAGGAGCATCCCGCTAAGCTGCACGCATAACTATGGGAAACTGAAGCAGATATGTGGTTCAGTTGAATGGTGGGAGAAACTGCAGTGGGAAAATAAGGAGGAGGTGGCATGTCTGAACAGCAAGTACTTCATTCCAATCTGA
- the LOC123189897 gene encoding protein disulfide isomerase pTAC5, chloroplastic: MIITTAAFPSVSSFHRPRLRPCPRRAVLHLVRSAASSSPSSSSSWEEREEARWLREEQRWLREEQRWLREESRWRTEREALLSEITALRLRLRALEPAAAPVPPPAPAAARVAPPPPPPPPAPAARVSPPPPPPAPAARVAPPPPPPAPAARVAPPPPPVPAPVKEVEVRKEVVVVEEKAKAKPKPKAGASSGKKRALRVGSEGEEVRAMQEALEKLGFYSGEEDTEFSSFSTGTERAIKTWQASIGATEDGLMTSELLEMLFTGRTQDDLKKEGVNGALVPPVTETAELQQPVEEKIDYNKHRVYLLGENRWEDPSRLTKKDKPISGSTAASTKQCITCRGEGRLLCLECDGTGEPNIEPQFLEWVGEDTKCPYCEGLGYTICDVCQGIKTAHS, translated from the exons ATGATCATCACCACCGCCGCCTTCCCGTCCGTCTCCTccttccaccgcccgcgcctcaggccCTGCCCGCGCCGCGCCGTCCTCCACCTCGTCcggtcggccgcctcctcctccccctcgtcgtcgtcctcgtgggaggagcgCGAGGAAGCGCGGTGGCTCCGCGAGGAGCAGCGCTGGCTGCGGGAGGAGCAGCGGTGGCTCCGCGAGGAGTCGCGCTGGCGCACCGAGCGCGAGGCCCTCCTCTCCGAGATCACGGCGCTCCGCCTGCGCCTCCGCGCGCTCGAGCCTGCCGCCGCGCCCGTGCCTCCTCCCGCACCGGCGGCTGCGCGCGtcgctccgcctccgcctccgcctccccccGCACCGGCTGCGCGCGTctctccgcctccgcctccccccGCACCGGCTGCGCGCGttgctccacctccgcctcctcccgcgCCTGCGGCACGCGTGGCGCCACCTCCgccgcccgtgccggcgccggtGAAGGAGGTCGAGGTGaggaaggaggtggtggtggtcgaggagAAGGCCAAGGCGAAGCCGAAGCCGAAGGCGGGGGCCAGCAGCGGCAAGAAGCGGGCGCTGAGGGTCGGGAGCGAAGGGGAGGAAGTGCGGGCGATGCAG GAAGCCTTGGAAAAGCTTGGATTTTACTCCGGCGAAGAGGACACGGAGTTCTCCAGCTTCTCGACCGGCACCGAACGAGCCATCAAGACATGGCAG GCATCGATAGGGGCTACAGAGGATGGGCTGATGACGTCGGAGCTACTCGAGATGCTATTCACAGGACGGACCCAGGACGATCTCAAAAAG GAAGGCGTAAACGGAGCGCTTGTTCCACCTGTAACAGAAACCGCAGAGCTTCAGCAACCTGTGGAGGAAAAAATTGACTACAACAAGCACAGAGTGTACCTTCTCGGCGAAAACAGGTGGGAAGATCCGTCCAGGCTGACCAAGAAGGATAAGCCGATCAGCGGTTCTACTGCCGCGTCGACAAAGCAGTGCATCACCTGCCGGGGCGAAGGCCGCCTCCTGTGCCTAG AATGCGATGGAACAGGTGAGCCCAACATTGAACCACAG TTCTTGGAGTGGGTTGGCGAAGACACAAAGTGCCCATACTGTGAAGGCCTTGGCTACACAATATGTGATGTTTGTCAAGGGATTAAAACAGCACACAGTTGA